AGGTGCGGCAACGCGAGGAAGACGACGTCCGCCATTTCGGCCAGCCACAGGGGCTCGAGGTCGTGGAACGCGAGATCGGTGAGGGTCCGGAGATGAGGGTACACCTTGGCCAGCGGCTCGCCGGCCAGGCGCTCGGAGGTGACGCCGGTCACTTCGACGTGCGGATGCCGGAGGAGCAGGCGCAGCAGCTCGGCGCCGATGTAGCCGCTGGCGCCAGCGACGGCAACGCGGATCGCTTTCGAGCCCACCACCGACCTACCGCTTGGAGTACTGGAACTTCTGGCGCGCGCCGGGCTGACCGTATTTCTTGCGCTCGCGCATCCGGGGATCGCGCGTCAGGAGTCCGGCCTTCTTCAGAGGCAGGCGGAGCTTGTCGTCGAACTGCACGAGGGCCCGCGCAATTCCGTGGCGCACCGCGCCGGCCTGGCCCGAGGGGCCGCCACCGGCGACGCTGACGAGCACGTCGAATTGTTCCGCGGTGTTCGTCAACTGCAGCGGCTGCGCGATGATCATCCGCAGCGTCTCGCGAGGGAAGTAGTCCTCGAAGGGCCGGCGGTTGACGACGATCCGCCCCGCCCCCGGCCGGATCCACACCCGCGCCACGGAGGTCTTCCGCCGGCCGGTCCCGTAGAAGCGATCGAGAACGGCCATCAGCGGCCTCCCGTCTTCGGCCCGAGGCCCGCCGGCAGCGGGGCAGGCTGCTGCGCCTGATGGGGATGCGCCGCGCCGCGGTAGACCTTCAGCTTTTTGGCCATCGCCCGCCCCAACCGGTTCTTCGGCAGCATGCCCTGCACGGCCCACTCGATCACGCGCTCGGGATGGGTCCTGAGCATCTTTTCCGCATTCACCTCGCGCAGATGGCCGATATAGCCCGTGTGCCAGCGGTACATCTTGTCGCGCAGCTTGCGTCCGGTGAGGTGCACCTTCTCGGCGTTCACCACCACCACATGGTCGCCGACGTCGAGATGGGGCGTGAAGGTCGGCTTGTGCTTGCCGCGCAGAATTGCCGCGACGCGGCTCGCCAGGCGCCCGAGCACCTGGCTGTCGGCGTCGACGACAAACCATTTCCGTTCGATCTCACTCTCCTTCGGCATCGGCGTCGGCATCGTTTCCTCTTGGTGTCAGGACCGGCTAAGTAGGCCTGAGAACGGCAAAATTGCAACGTCATAGCGTAACGGAAAACCCCGATCCTGTCAACGAATCGGCCCGTCATCCGCGCGTCTTGTCGGGCCACGGACAGAGCGTCCGCACCGGGCAGGCGGGGCAAAGGGGCTTGCGCGCCGTGCAGGTCCGGCGGCCGTGGGCCTGGAAGA
The sequence above is a segment of the Candidatus Methylomirabilota bacterium genome. Coding sequences within it:
- the rpsI gene encoding 30S ribosomal protein S9, producing MAVLDRFYGTGRRKTSVARVWIRPGAGRIVVNRRPFEDYFPRETLRMIIAQPLQLTNTAEQFDVLVSVAGGGPSGQAGAVRHGIARALVQFDDKLRLPLKKAGLLTRDPRMRERKKYGQPGARQKFQYSKR
- the rplM gene encoding 50S ribosomal protein L13, which codes for MPTPMPKESEIERKWFVVDADSQVLGRLASRVAAILRGKHKPTFTPHLDVGDHVVVVNAEKVHLTGRKLRDKMYRWHTGYIGHLREVNAEKMLRTHPERVIEWAVQGMLPKNRLGRAMAKKLKVYRGAAHPHQAQQPAPLPAGLGPKTGGR